A single region of the Duganella sp. BuS-21 genome encodes:
- a CDS encoding outer membrane beta-barrel protein has protein sequence MSKPVAALMVIAALFSGGAFAQETPWLVRVRAVHLKPADKAAPVGGVGARDRISVSNETIPEFDITYFFTKNIAAELVLTYPQQHDVALDGAHIGTVKHLPPTLLVQYHFLPEGGFRPYVGAGVNYTTFSSNHMLGGAASLEHDSVGLALQAGADIALDKRWSFNVDVKKAQIRSDVLIGGAKASRVKIDPLMLAVGVGYRF, from the coding sequence ATGAGCAAGCCAGTAGCCGCATTGATGGTCATCGCAGCCCTGTTCAGCGGCGGCGCCTTTGCGCAGGAAACCCCATGGCTGGTGCGCGTGCGCGCTGTGCACCTGAAGCCGGCGGACAAGGCCGCCCCGGTGGGCGGTGTGGGCGCGCGCGACCGTATCAGCGTCAGCAACGAGACCATCCCGGAATTCGACATCACCTATTTCTTCACCAAAAACATCGCGGCCGAACTGGTGCTGACCTATCCGCAACAGCACGACGTGGCGCTGGACGGCGCCCACATCGGCACCGTCAAGCACCTGCCGCCGACGCTGCTGGTGCAGTACCATTTCCTGCCGGAGGGCGGCTTCCGTCCCTACGTGGGCGCCGGCGTCAACTACACCACCTTCTCCAGCAACCACATGTTGGGTGGCGCGGCCAGCCTGGAACACGACAGCGTCGGCCTGGCGCTGCAGGCGGGCGCCGACATCGCCCTCGACAAGCGATGGTCATTCAACGTCGATGTGAAAAAAGCGCAGATCCGCAGTGACGTGCTGATCGGTGGCGCCAAGGCCAGCCGCGTCAAGATCGACCCGCTGATGCTGGCGGTTGGGGTGGGCTACCGCTTCTGA
- a CDS encoding methyl-accepting chemotaxis protein, with product MNKLSFQQKLWVPLICSLVCITAIFLFETIQTRNVRMEERQADLRNMDDMAISVVKQFGDRAASGALTKEEAQKQAMDLIRGLRYGKDGYFTISRGTLSVMHPIKPENNGKDLVDLKDPKGTYVYRAIAATGALPEGGGFVGYYWSRPGSTEPVPKLSRVMHYEPWNWDLTTGVYTDDIDIAFRASLLKSAGMLAVVCVLLSVIVSVVNKSLRHTIGGDPEYVGEITQQIADGDLSVEVKTHASDRSSILNSVKVMQQRLAETIGEIRNSAETIATASGEIASGNMDLSARTESQASSLEETAASMEELTSTVNQNADNAVQANQLVQSASQVAERGGKVVSQVVQTMETINASATRIVDIISVIDGIAFQTNILALNAAVEAARAGEQGRGFAVVASEVRNLAQRSAAAAKEIKELINASVDSISAGSALVAEAGTTMDQVVTSVSRVTQIMASITEASSEQSTGIGHVNMAITEMDSVTQQNAALVEQAAAAAGSMQEQAAMLASLVARFKLGHEQGTAPKARPAARSASRQVALAR from the coding sequence ATGAATAAATTGTCGTTCCAGCAAAAGCTGTGGGTGCCGCTGATTTGCAGCCTGGTGTGCATAACCGCGATTTTTCTTTTCGAAACCATCCAGACGCGCAATGTGCGGATGGAAGAGCGCCAGGCCGATCTGCGCAATATGGATGACATGGCGATCAGCGTGGTCAAGCAGTTCGGCGACCGCGCCGCATCCGGCGCCCTGACCAAGGAAGAGGCGCAGAAGCAGGCCATGGACCTGATCCGCGGCCTGCGCTACGGCAAGGACGGCTACTTCACCATCAGCCGCGGCACACTGTCGGTGATGCATCCGATTAAGCCCGAGAACAATGGCAAGGACCTGGTCGACCTGAAGGATCCGAAAGGAACCTACGTCTACCGCGCCATCGCCGCCACCGGCGCCCTGCCCGAAGGCGGCGGTTTCGTCGGCTATTACTGGTCGCGCCCCGGCTCGACCGAGCCCGTGCCCAAGCTCAGCCGCGTGATGCATTACGAGCCGTGGAACTGGGACCTGACCACCGGCGTGTACACCGACGATATCGACATCGCCTTCCGCGCCTCGCTGCTGAAGTCGGCGGGGATGCTGGCCGTGGTGTGCGTGCTGCTGTCGGTGATCGTCAGCGTCGTCAACAAGAGCCTGCGCCACACTATCGGCGGCGATCCGGAGTATGTTGGCGAGATCACGCAGCAGATCGCCGACGGCGACCTCAGCGTTGAAGTGAAGACCCACGCCTCCGACCGCAGCAGCATCCTGAATTCGGTGAAGGTGATGCAACAGCGCCTGGCCGAGACCATCGGCGAGATCCGCAACAGCGCCGAGACCATCGCCACCGCCTCGGGCGAGATCGCCTCCGGCAATATGGACTTGTCGGCGCGCACCGAGTCTCAGGCCAGCTCGCTGGAGGAGACGGCGGCGTCGATGGAAGAGCTGACCTCGACCGTGAACCAGAACGCGGACAACGCGGTGCAGGCCAACCAGCTGGTGCAATCGGCGTCGCAGGTGGCCGAGCGCGGCGGCAAGGTGGTGTCGCAGGTGGTGCAGACCATGGAGACCATCAACGCCTCGGCCACGCGGATTGTGGACATCATCAGCGTGATCGACGGCATCGCCTTCCAGACCAACATTCTGGCGCTGAACGCGGCGGTGGAAGCGGCGCGCGCGGGCGAGCAGGGACGTGGTTTCGCGGTGGTGGCATCCGAAGTGCGCAATCTGGCGCAACGTTCGGCGGCGGCGGCCAAGGAAATCAAGGAGCTGATCAACGCCTCGGTCGACAGCATCAGCGCCGGCAGCGCGCTGGTGGCGGAGGCGGGCACGACCATGGATCAGGTGGTCACCAGCGTCTCGCGCGTGACGCAGATCATGGCCTCGATCACGGAAGCGTCGAGCGAGCAGAGCACGGGCATCGGCCATGTCAACATGGCGATCACGGAGATGGATTCGGTGACGCAGCAGAATGCTGCGCTGGTGGAGCAGGCGGCGGCGGCGGCCGGCAGCATGCAGGAGCAGGCGGCGATGCTGGCCTCGCTGGTGGCGCGTTTTAAGCTGGGCCACGAGCAGGGCACGGCCCCGAAAGCCCGTCCAGCCGCACGCTCGGCCAGCCGCCAGGTGGCGCTGGCGCGCTAA
- a CDS encoding M20/M25/M40 family metallo-hydrolase: protein MKLPLSTVLLALCACAAEAATPPKLDGAALLEQIGTLASDEFEGRAPGTQGEKLTIEYLQQQFKKLGLQPGNPDGTYLQAVPLVGISSHPTLSYGDKQLKFGDDYVAWTARAVPNLDIGASELVFVGYGVQAPEFKWDDYKGADLKGKTLIMLINDPPVPDPKRPRQLDAAIFGGNTVSWYGRLNYKLEMAAKRGASAALIVHETKAAGYPYDVVVNGWGRENFALRSKTPEPTLPPMAGWLQQERACDLFKAAGLDFKELKQKAASRDFKPLPLGIKLKLSAVNAARAVDSHNVVGRIPGSDPQLKDEVIVYTAHWDHFGIDESLPGPRTQQIFHGAVDNASGVAALLQIAKAYHDLPVPPKRSIVFVATTAEERGQLGAQYYVRNPLYPISKTILNINIDGLNLWGRTRDVELSGMGKSTADDIVARIAARQGRVVKPDSNVSYGSYYRGDQLEFARAGVPTIYLRSSAGKLLNYTAHQYHTVNDVVQANWNTAGALQDISLLFQAGYQAAQAKDHPQWQPAAEFQRR from the coding sequence ATGAAACTCCCCCTGTCGACAGTGCTGCTGGCCTTATGCGCCTGCGCGGCCGAAGCGGCGACACCGCCCAAGCTCGACGGCGCAGCGCTGCTGGAACAGATCGGCACCCTCGCTTCGGACGAGTTCGAAGGGCGCGCACCCGGCACGCAAGGCGAAAAGCTCACCATCGAATATCTGCAGCAGCAATTCAAAAAGCTGGGGCTGCAGCCGGGCAATCCGGACGGCACCTATCTGCAGGCGGTGCCGCTGGTCGGCATCTCCAGCCACCCGACGCTGAGCTATGGCGACAAGCAACTCAAATTCGGCGACGACTACGTGGCGTGGACCGCGCGCGCCGTGCCCAACCTGGACATCGGCGCATCGGAACTGGTCTTCGTCGGCTACGGCGTGCAGGCGCCGGAATTCAAATGGGACGACTACAAGGGCGCGGACCTGAAGGGCAAAACGCTGATCATGCTGATCAACGACCCGCCGGTGCCTGATCCCAAGCGGCCGCGCCAGCTGGACGCCGCCATCTTCGGCGGCAACACCGTCAGCTGGTACGGGCGCTTGAACTACAAGCTGGAGATGGCGGCCAAGCGGGGCGCGTCGGCGGCGCTGATCGTGCACGAAACGAAAGCGGCCGGCTACCCTTATGACGTCGTGGTCAACGGCTGGGGCCGCGAAAACTTCGCGCTGCGCAGCAAAACGCCCGAGCCGACGCTGCCGCCGATGGCGGGCTGGCTGCAGCAGGAGCGCGCCTGCGACCTGTTCAAGGCGGCCGGGTTGGACTTCAAGGAACTCAAGCAGAAAGCGGCCTCGCGCGACTTCAAGCCGCTACCGCTGGGCATCAAGCTCAAGCTCAGCGCGGTGAACGCCGCGCGCGCGGTGGACTCGCACAACGTGGTCGGCCGCATTCCGGGCTCCGATCCGCAACTGAAGGACGAAGTCATCGTCTACACCGCGCATTGGGACCACTTCGGCATCGACGAAAGCCTGCCGGGACCGCGCACGCAGCAGATCTTCCACGGCGCGGTGGACAACGCCAGCGGCGTGGCGGCGCTGCTGCAGATCGCCAAGGCCTACCATGACCTGCCGGTGCCGCCGAAACGCAGCATCGTGTTTGTCGCCACCACGGCGGAAGAGCGCGGGCAGCTCGGCGCGCAATACTACGTGCGCAACCCGCTCTACCCGATCAGCAAAACCATCCTCAACATCAACATCGACGGCCTGAACCTGTGGGGCCGCACACGGGATGTGGAACTCAGCGGCATGGGGAAATCGACGGCGGACGACATCGTCGCCAGGATTGCGGCCAGGCAGGGGCGCGTGGTCAAGCCCGACAGCAACGTCAGCTACGGCAGCTACTACCGTGGCGACCAACTGGAATTTGCGCGTGCGGGGGTGCCGACGATCTACCTGCGCAGCAGCGCGGGCAAGCTGCTCAACTACACGGCGCACCAATATCACACGGTCAACGACGTGGTGCAAGCGAACTGGAACACGGCCGGTGCGCTGCAAGACATCAGCCTGTTATTCCAGGCCGGCTACCAGGCCGCGCAAGCCAAAGACCACCCACAATGGCAACCCGCCGCCGAATTCCAGCGCCGCTAA